A part of Terriglobus roseus genomic DNA contains:
- a CDS encoding glycosyltransferase translates to MGTAPRVAFFPDSFHEVNGVAHTARNFTAYAKRHSLPMLCIRAGAPGVRGKVNLNTNGSVTEVDLPRSAFSIAMEKDLSFDPTFSRYAVTISRELDRFNPDLIHITGPSELGIFGAYFAWRRNIPLAASWHTNVHEYAGRRSAPLAKLLTDAPQWIESGALHATSRFYRLAKVLYAPNEELCTLLESKTQRTCHVMRRGVDTELFSPTRRTRHLDSDELIFGYVGRLSIEKNVALLPLLQQALDAAGINARFCIIGHGGEEAALRQALPNADFVGVLRGEALATAYANMDLFAFPSETDTFGNVVLEALASGVPAAVTDGGGPKFIVTNESTGIVRPTSEWIEGIVELTKDRERLRAMGEAARAYATGCSWDAIFDAVVAEYPRTAPAIQPMKLSAESPQR, encoded by the coding sequence ATGGGGACTGCGCCGCGCGTTGCGTTCTTTCCGGATTCGTTCCACGAGGTAAACGGTGTCGCGCATACCGCGCGCAACTTTACCGCGTATGCAAAACGCCATAGCCTTCCCATGCTGTGCATCCGAGCTGGCGCTCCCGGTGTTCGCGGCAAAGTAAATCTGAATACAAACGGCTCCGTTACTGAAGTTGATCTGCCGCGTAGCGCTTTCAGCATTGCGATGGAAAAGGATCTTAGCTTCGATCCAACATTCAGTCGTTATGCCGTCACCATCAGCAGAGAGTTGGATCGTTTTAACCCTGATCTAATTCACATCACGGGCCCCAGTGAACTCGGCATCTTCGGCGCGTACTTCGCATGGCGCAGAAACATTCCATTGGCAGCAAGCTGGCATACCAATGTTCACGAATATGCAGGCCGCCGGAGCGCCCCGCTAGCCAAGTTACTAACGGACGCACCGCAATGGATCGAATCGGGCGCGCTCCACGCAACATCACGCTTCTATCGGCTGGCAAAGGTGCTTTACGCGCCCAACGAAGAACTGTGTACATTACTGGAAAGCAAGACGCAGCGCACATGCCACGTGATGCGGCGTGGTGTAGACACGGAACTCTTTTCCCCCACGCGAAGAACACGCCACCTCGATAGCGATGAACTGATCTTTGGTTACGTAGGTAGGCTTTCCATCGAGAAGAATGTCGCCCTTCTTCCCCTTCTTCAACAGGCACTCGACGCCGCAGGAATCAATGCACGCTTCTGCATCATCGGGCACGGCGGTGAAGAAGCGGCTCTCCGGCAAGCGTTGCCAAACGCAGATTTCGTTGGCGTATTACGCGGCGAAGCACTCGCAACGGCTTACGCCAACATGGATCTATTCGCCTTCCCATCTGAGACCGATACCTTCGGCAACGTGGTACTGGAAGCACTGGCCAGCGGCGTTCCGGCTGCTGTCACAGATGGTGGTGGTCCAAAGTTCATTGTGACCAACGAAAGCACCGGCATCGTTCGCCCAACATCTGAGTGGATCGAAGGGATCGTAGAGCTCACGAAAGATCGCGAACGTCTTCGCGCTATGGGAGAAGCCGCTCGCGCCTATGCTACAGGTTGTTCGTGGGATGCCATCTTCGATGCCGTCGTCGCAGAATATCCGCGAACTGCCCCGGCAATACAACCAATGAAACTTAGTGCAGAATCTCCGCAACGATAG
- a CDS encoding ABC-F family ATP-binding cassette domain-containing protein has translation MLHLADGAKRFDHKLLFEGANWLITPDERTGLVGGNGTGKSTLLKILAGIEHLDHGQLNRSKGLTIGYLPQDGLALRGRTVFDECLSVFKAAQDMEHEMGELSDKLAHFDPASAEYEIAADRFSVVSETLQALDLYNLDAQVGAVLGGLGFQKEDWRRDCGEFSGGWQMRIALAKLLLEKPSLLLMDEPTNHLDLESRNWLEEYLKSYPRAFILISHDRYFLDVTVNKITEVWNKRVWFYTGGYEKYVKQKTERREQLARDYASQRERIEQLEAFIGRFRYQATKAKQVQSRIKELEKIERIEVPEDEETIHFTFPQPPASGRIVCEVSGLSKRYEPKQILSNVNFTIERGDRIALVGPNGAGKSTLIRMLSKLEEPTAGDVRYGHNVLADYFAQDQYKVLDPQAKMLEDISAAAPKIPTVELRSLLGAFLFTGDDVFKQLGVLSGGERNRYALARMLVSPANFILLDEPTNHLDLRAKDVLLEAIRNFTGTVLFVSHDRYFIDGLATRVFECEHGGVQVYPGNYEDYLWRKNGGPEQMQAAAVEMQKAHIPVIETPPPPPPPATPASNVKKLNPIKLKQMQDRVRFAEEEMPRLEDRMTAIETAMGNFVSAEESQRQTAELAEIRKQHEELMLEWEDLSTQLEEQGAAV, from the coding sequence ATGTTGCATCTCGCCGACGGAGCCAAGCGCTTTGACCACAAGCTGTTATTTGAAGGGGCCAACTGGCTCATCACACCGGACGAACGTACCGGTCTCGTCGGTGGTAACGGCACCGGAAAATCGACGTTGCTGAAAATCCTCGCAGGCATCGAGCATCTGGATCACGGCCAGCTCAATCGCAGCAAAGGTCTCACCATCGGCTACCTTCCGCAGGACGGCCTCGCGCTACGCGGACGCACGGTGTTCGACGAATGCCTCAGCGTCTTCAAGGCCGCGCAGGACATGGAACACGAGATGGGTGAACTCAGTGACAAGCTCGCGCACTTCGACCCCGCCAGCGCGGAATATGAAATTGCCGCCGACCGCTTCTCCGTAGTCAGCGAAACATTGCAGGCGCTTGACCTCTACAACCTGGACGCGCAAGTGGGCGCAGTTCTCGGCGGACTCGGCTTTCAAAAAGAAGACTGGCGTCGCGACTGCGGCGAATTTTCCGGCGGATGGCAGATGCGCATCGCGCTCGCCAAACTGCTGCTGGAAAAACCATCGCTCCTACTGATGGACGAACCCACAAACCATCTCGATCTGGAAAGCCGCAACTGGCTTGAAGAGTATTTGAAGTCATACCCAAGGGCCTTCATCCTCATCTCGCACGACCGTTATTTCCTCGACGTCACCGTGAACAAAATCACGGAAGTGTGGAACAAGCGCGTGTGGTTCTACACCGGCGGCTACGAAAAATACGTGAAGCAGAAGACAGAACGGCGCGAACAACTCGCGCGCGACTATGCTTCACAGCGAGAACGCATCGAGCAACTCGAAGCCTTCATCGGCCGCTTCCGTTACCAGGCCACGAAAGCCAAGCAGGTGCAGAGCCGCATCAAGGAACTAGAAAAGATCGAGCGCATCGAAGTTCCCGAAGACGAAGAGACCATCCACTTCACCTTCCCGCAACCGCCCGCATCGGGTCGAATTGTGTGCGAGGTCAGCGGTCTCTCCAAGCGCTACGAGCCAAAGCAGATTCTCAGCAACGTGAATTTCACCATCGAACGCGGTGATCGCATTGCACTTGTAGGCCCGAACGGCGCGGGTAAATCCACGCTCATCCGCATGTTGAGCAAACTGGAAGAACCCACTGCCGGCGATGTCCGCTACGGCCATAATGTCCTCGCTGACTACTTCGCCCAGGATCAGTACAAGGTGCTTGATCCGCAGGCAAAGATGCTCGAAGACATTAGCGCTGCTGCGCCAAAGATTCCTACAGTGGAACTGCGCAGCCTGCTCGGCGCATTTCTCTTTACCGGCGACGATGTTTTCAAACAACTCGGCGTACTCAGCGGTGGCGAACGCAATCGTTACGCACTGGCGCGCATGCTCGTCTCGCCTGCAAACTTCATTCTGTTGGACGAACCCACAAACCATCTCGACCTGCGCGCGAAGGACGTGTTGCTCGAAGCCATCCGCAACTTCACAGGCACAGTGCTGTTCGTCTCACACGACCGTTACTTCATCGACGGCCTCGCCACACGCGTCTTCGAGTGCGAACACGGTGGCGTTCAGGTGTATCCCGGCAACTACGAAGACTATCTTTGGCGCAAGAATGGCGGTCCGGAACAGATGCAAGCCGCTGCCGTCGAAATGCAGAAGGCACACATCCCCGTCATCGAAACACCGCCACCACCGCCTCCTCCTGCAACACCCGCTTCGAACGTCAAAAAGCTAAATCCAATCAAGCTGAAACAGATGCAGGATCGCGTGCGGTTCGCAGAAGAAGAGATGCCGCGACTGGAAGACCGCATGACGGCTATCGAAACCGCGATGGGCAACTTCGTGTCCGCAGAAGAGTCGCAGCGTCAAACTGCCGAACTTGCAGAGATCCGCAAGCAACATGAAGAACTCATGCTGGAGTGGGAAGACCTCTCTACGCAACTGGAAGAACAAGGCGCAGCCGTCTAG
- a CDS encoding TonB-dependent receptor plug domain-containing protein, producing the protein MIVRLRRSFDVLPVLALFGSCFGQQKQPQDIQQTVTVVGEAEPVALGQTARSVQVIDTQPMSLSLQEIADGLRSDSSVDIQQRGAMGVQSDVSIRGGTFEQTLVLLNGFRINDAQASHFNLDVPVPQQAVGGLAVLHGSGSTLYGADALAGVVHVSTWKPRESSLRLRAGGGSFGGNEQAVTGALANQMRSLVVAGERDFSTGFIPGRDYRSESASAEGRTTSSLGESDLLLAGSDRSFGANQFYGNYNSWERTKGWFVGFTQAFREKTTAAVAYRRHADNYILTRTNPAYYANNHVDASWQGALRQTVTLGRAGKLFVGTEENTDSIRSNSLGQHGRNRTSLYADADLHRGAANFSIGLREEILSGGRVVSAPSFAASFLLHNVWKLRGSAGYGFRLPTYTNLYYNDPTTISNPSLKPETAWNFDGGVDWYPSTRVAASVTGFYARQQNAIDYVRRSVADKWQAKNLAEVRLTGIETSVQMRLQGDQQLKVNWTAIFGSQDVLQGQQSQLVFQFPTNRARVEAWLHASSQVALRPAFTVTQRVGQTPYSTVDFAVSRDRGMVRPYVQGTNLYNTGYAEIQSIRMPGRGILAGIEISLSRR; encoded by the coding sequence ATGATTGTCCGTTTACGCCGCTCTTTTGATGTGCTTCCTGTTCTTGCGTTGTTCGGCTCTTGCTTTGGTCAACAAAAGCAGCCGCAGGATATTCAGCAGACCGTTACCGTTGTGGGTGAGGCTGAGCCCGTTGCACTGGGACAGACCGCGCGCTCCGTTCAGGTAATTGATACGCAGCCGATGTCGCTTTCGTTGCAGGAAATTGCGGATGGACTTCGTTCTGATTCGTCGGTGGACATTCAGCAGCGCGGCGCCATGGGCGTTCAGTCTGACGTGAGCATTCGTGGCGGCACGTTTGAACAAACGCTGGTGCTGCTGAATGGGTTTCGCATCAATGATGCGCAGGCCTCGCACTTCAACCTGGATGTGCCAGTGCCGCAGCAGGCAGTTGGCGGGCTCGCCGTGCTGCATGGTTCGGGGTCCACGTTATACGGTGCGGATGCGCTTGCAGGTGTCGTGCATGTGAGTACGTGGAAACCGCGGGAGAGTTCGCTGCGACTGCGCGCGGGTGGCGGAAGCTTTGGCGGAAATGAGCAGGCAGTGACGGGTGCTCTTGCGAATCAGATGAGAAGTCTTGTTGTTGCAGGGGAGCGCGATTTCTCAACCGGCTTCATCCCGGGCCGCGACTACCGAAGTGAAAGCGCGAGTGCAGAAGGCCGCACGACGTCATCGCTGGGCGAATCGGATCTGCTGCTGGCTGGAAGTGATCGCTCGTTTGGCGCGAACCAGTTCTATGGAAACTACAACTCGTGGGAACGAACCAAGGGTTGGTTTGTTGGATTCACGCAGGCTTTCCGTGAGAAGACTACCGCTGCCGTTGCGTATCGGAGGCATGCGGATAATTACATTTTGACTCGAACGAATCCGGCGTATTACGCGAACAATCATGTCGACGCCAGTTGGCAGGGGGCGTTGCGGCAGACCGTCACATTAGGGCGTGCGGGAAAACTGTTTGTGGGCACGGAAGAGAACACTGACAGCATTCGAAGCAATAGCCTGGGGCAGCATGGGCGCAATCGTACGTCACTGTATGCCGATGCGGATCTGCATCGTGGAGCCGCGAATTTTTCCATCGGATTGCGTGAAGAGATTTTGAGCGGCGGGCGTGTGGTGTCTGCGCCTTCGTTTGCTGCGAGCTTTTTGCTGCATAACGTATGGAAGCTGCGCGGCAGTGCGGGCTATGGTTTCCGTCTGCCGACTTACACCAATCTTTATTACAACGATCCAACGACGATCAGTAATCCTTCGCTGAAGCCGGAGACGGCGTGGAATTTTGATGGTGGTGTGGATTGGTATCCGTCGACACGCGTTGCTGCATCGGTGACCGGTTTCTACGCGCGTCAGCAAAACGCGATTGATTATGTGCGCCGCTCTGTTGCGGATAAGTGGCAGGCCAAGAATCTTGCCGAGGTGCGTCTAACGGGCATTGAAACATCTGTGCAAATGCGGTTGCAGGGCGACCAACAACTGAAGGTGAACTGGACTGCCATCTTTGGTTCGCAGGATGTCTTGCAAGGGCAGCAGTCGCAGCTTGTGTTTCAGTTCCCCACGAATCGCGCGCGCGTGGAGGCGTGGCTTCATGCGAGTTCGCAGGTCGCGTTGCGGCCAGCATTCACAGTGACGCAGCGTGTGGGGCAAACGCCTTACAGCACTGTGGATTTTGCAGTATCACGCGATCGCGGCATGGTGCGTCCGTATGTGCAAGGAACGAACTTGTACAACACCGGCTATGCGGAGATTCAAAGCATCCGCATGCCGGGGCGAGGCATTCTTGCAGGCATCGAGATTTCGCTGTCGCGGCGCTAG
- a CDS encoding CPBP family intramembrane glutamic endopeptidase, with translation MQDEETSNPPQHILRRIFFAEDGLRAIWSIVLFLGLTFALVRGVLELFRSFLHQQQLVLKNTGELPAGFSLLIDGVVFAVAALVAFLISRLEKRDFGKYGIDALRPHRIRQFAAGIAVGIGTMCLLMLALKVAGVVVFNGMLLHGAEIVKWGALWALAFLVVGLTEEYLMRGFLQFQLARGVAAIASRMGHREALCKRIGFWVAAGFFSLLFGLLHGNNPGESPIGLLSAGLIGLVLAYSLWRTGSLWWAVGYHAAWDWTQSFVWGVADSGGVSQHRLLLTHSQGPLLLSGGLTGPEGSILVLAIILLVTAIVALTLKPEPGSPAAESNVPSV, from the coding sequence ATGCAGGACGAAGAAACGAGCAACCCACCGCAGCACATTCTACGGCGCATCTTCTTTGCGGAAGACGGCCTGCGCGCGATCTGGTCCATCGTGTTGTTCCTTGGCCTCACCTTTGCGCTCGTAAGGGGCGTTCTCGAGCTGTTCCGCAGTTTCCTCCATCAACAGCAGCTTGTATTGAAAAACACGGGAGAACTTCCCGCCGGCTTTTCACTGTTGATCGACGGTGTCGTTTTCGCAGTAGCAGCACTTGTTGCCTTCTTGATCTCGCGCCTTGAGAAGCGTGACTTTGGAAAGTACGGCATCGATGCACTGCGGCCACATCGCATCCGGCAGTTTGCTGCAGGGATTGCAGTTGGCATAGGCACCATGTGCCTACTGATGCTGGCCTTGAAAGTGGCAGGTGTCGTGGTCTTCAACGGCATGCTTCTGCATGGAGCAGAGATTGTGAAATGGGGCGCCCTATGGGCTCTGGCATTTCTTGTCGTGGGGCTCACTGAGGAATATCTCATGCGCGGCTTCCTGCAATTTCAACTGGCGCGTGGCGTTGCAGCCATCGCTTCGCGCATGGGCCACCGCGAAGCCCTCTGCAAACGTATCGGCTTCTGGGTCGCAGCCGGATTCTTCTCGCTACTGTTCGGCCTCCTGCACGGCAACAATCCCGGTGAATCGCCCATCGGCCTGCTGAGCGCCGGCCTCATCGGTCTTGTCCTGGCATACAGCCTGTGGCGCACAGGATCGCTGTGGTGGGCAGTCGGTTACCATGCCGCCTGGGACTGGACGCAATCGTTCGTATGGGGAGTCGCGGACAGCGGCGGCGTCTCTCAGCATCGCCTGTTGCTCACCCATTCCCAGGGTCCGTTGCTGCTCAGCGGTGGCCTTACGGGGCCAGAGGGCAGCATTCTCGTGCTGGCAATCATCCTTCTCGTCACGGCTATCGTGGCCCTCACATTGAAGCCTGAACCGGGTTCTCCCGCGGCGGAATCGAACGTGCCGTCCGTCTGA
- a CDS encoding phosphoenolpyruvate carboxylase — MAGLWQARNWSERLAELQAAETELKEAPLRRDVRSLGTLLGEVLREQVGDDLFEQVETLRRLATERREAEFQGDTAKAKSALQQALLLVHQLPVDRAYQLARAFGFYFELINLAETNHRKRRRLAGGLNPNAEPQRGSLQGTLRRMRKAGYTADEALAFLQAVCITPVFTAHPTEVARRSVISKRRRIATLLEELDQIPQTAEAIAQREDSLMAEITGLWQTDDVRLQRPAVTDEVRMGLDYFHDSIFETLPLLYGEVANALRHEYGLDLALTELPTLVNFGSWIGGDRDGNPFVTPEVTQEALAMSREVVWEHYRKRLIAAAQRISSSTQQAAANPALEAAANEYLSQMPGVAAELRERFLCEHLRLMLTCMMLRMGDTTTIVRDEHEALPPYRNTEEFLRDLQLIRDSLTDNRGLRIAEEIIDPLIVESRTYGLHLQTLDIRQHAKVHSAAVKELSAWCEDGSLPPAPSPMTAEVIDTFRTVATVKRDDDPMSIRQYIISGATSADDVLKTLWLARLGGVTAEKSEHDPGLLIAPLFESIEDLENAPAICRQLWTSEAYAPLLESWGRKQEVMLGYSDSNKDGGMIASTWSIWKAHRALYEVARDCNVDLRLFHGRGGTVGRGGGPTHRAIYAQPLNSFNGELRITEQGEVLNFKYSDVVLAERSLELMIAASLDALARPDSKACGGCSAHLTGVALPEWEQAMDSLSAWSFEQYRQDILDNPDTFDYFQQATPVAELEHARIGSRPAKRTGKRSLADLRAIPWVFGWMQSRHTVPAWYGVGFALERFTREHSDGLEQLQRMMKEFPLFLDMMRNVESALAKSDFGIAELYASLVKDQELRDRVFPMLKEEFDRTRAMLLLITQQADLLSGNPVLARSIRLRNPYVDPMSWIQVELLRRKQAGTDQPEDALNRAITGTINGISAGLRNTG; from the coding sequence ATGGCCGGGTTGTGGCAGGCAAGAAATTGGAGTGAGCGGCTTGCCGAGTTGCAGGCCGCTGAGACGGAGTTGAAAGAAGCTCCGCTGCGTCGTGACGTGCGTTCGCTGGGCACACTGCTGGGCGAAGTATTGCGCGAACAGGTGGGTGACGACCTGTTTGAACAGGTGGAGACGCTGCGTCGTCTGGCCACCGAGCGCCGCGAGGCAGAGTTCCAGGGCGACACCGCCAAAGCGAAATCCGCTCTGCAACAGGCACTGTTGCTGGTGCATCAGCTTCCCGTCGATCGTGCCTATCAGCTTGCCCGCGCCTTTGGTTTTTACTTCGAACTGATCAACCTTGCAGAAACCAACCATCGCAAGCGTCGCCGTCTGGCCGGTGGATTGAATCCCAATGCCGAACCGCAGCGCGGAAGCCTGCAGGGCACGCTGCGCCGTATGCGCAAAGCAGGCTACACGGCAGACGAAGCGCTCGCATTCCTGCAAGCGGTCTGCATCACTCCTGTCTTCACAGCGCACCCAACGGAAGTCGCGCGTCGCTCCGTCATCTCCAAGCGCCGCCGCATCGCCACATTGCTGGAAGAACTCGATCAGATTCCGCAGACCGCTGAAGCCATTGCACAGCGCGAAGATTCACTCATGGCAGAGATCACCGGCCTGTGGCAGACAGACGATGTCCGTCTCCAACGCCCTGCCGTGACCGACGAAGTGCGCATGGGGCTGGATTACTTCCACGACAGCATCTTTGAAACACTGCCCCTGCTTTACGGCGAAGTCGCAAACGCGCTGCGCCACGAATATGGCCTCGATCTGGCGCTGACGGAACTACCAACGCTGGTCAATTTCGGCTCATGGATCGGTGGGGATCGCGATGGCAATCCCTTCGTCACACCCGAAGTGACGCAGGAAGCACTCGCCATGTCGCGCGAGGTCGTCTGGGAGCACTATCGTAAGCGCCTCATCGCGGCGGCACAGCGGATCTCTTCCTCAACACAGCAGGCCGCAGCAAATCCGGCGCTGGAAGCAGCAGCAAACGAATATCTTTCGCAGATGCCCGGTGTTGCAGCCGAGCTTCGCGAACGTTTCCTGTGCGAACATCTTCGCCTCATGTTGACGTGCATGATGCTGCGCATGGGCGACACCACCACGATCGTGCGCGACGAGCACGAAGCGCTTCCGCCCTATCGCAACACAGAAGAATTCCTGCGCGACCTTCAACTCATCCGTGATTCGCTCACGGACAACCGCGGCCTGCGCATTGCGGAAGAGATCATCGATCCTCTGATCGTTGAATCCCGCACTTATGGTCTTCACTTGCAAACGCTCGACATCCGCCAGCACGCTAAGGTGCATTCCGCGGCAGTGAAGGAACTCAGCGCATGGTGCGAAGATGGCTCGCTTCCGCCTGCGCCATCGCCCATGACTGCGGAGGTCATTGACACCTTCCGCACCGTCGCCACCGTCAAGCGCGACGATGATCCCATGAGCATCCGTCAATACATCATCAGCGGAGCCACCTCTGCCGACGACGTGTTGAAGACACTATGGCTCGCACGCCTCGGCGGTGTGACCGCAGAAAAATCAGAGCACGATCCCGGCCTGCTCATCGCGCCGCTTTTCGAGAGCATCGAAGATCTGGAAAACGCGCCAGCCATCTGCCGTCAGTTGTGGACCAGCGAAGCCTATGCGCCATTGCTGGAAAGCTGGGGACGCAAGCAGGAAGTCATGCTGGGCTACTCCGACTCCAACAAGGACGGCGGCATGATCGCCTCCACTTGGAGCATCTGGAAAGCACATCGCGCCCTTTACGAAGTAGCACGCGATTGCAATGTAGACCTGCGCCTCTTCCATGGCCGCGGTGGCACCGTAGGACGCGGTGGCGGCCCCACGCATCGCGCCATCTACGCGCAACCCTTGAACAGCTTCAATGGCGAACTGCGCATCACCGAGCAGGGCGAAGTACTCAACTTCAAGTACAGCGACGTAGTGCTCGCTGAACGCAGCCTGGAACTGATGATCGCCGCATCGCTCGACGCTTTGGCTCGCCCTGACAGCAAGGCCTGCGGCGGATGCAGTGCGCACCTTACCGGTGTCGCATTGCCTGAGTGGGAACAGGCGATGGATTCTTTGTCCGCCTGGTCGTTCGAACAATACCGTCAGGACATCCTCGACAACCCGGACACGTTCGATTACTTCCAGCAGGCAACACCCGTTGCCGAGTTAGAACACGCACGCATTGGATCGCGTCCCGCCAAGCGCACAGGCAAACGCTCTCTTGCAGATCTTCGCGCCATCCCCTGGGTCTTCGGATGGATGCAATCACGCCACACAGTTCCCGCATGGTACGGAGTAGGTTTCGCACTGGAACGCTTCACACGCGAACACAGCGATGGACTGGAACAGTTGCAGCGCATGATGAAGGAGTTTCCTCTCTTCCTCGACATGATGCGCAACGTGGAATCAGCCCTCGCCAAGAGCGATTTCGGCATCGCCGAACTCTACGCATCACTGGTCAAAGACCAGGAGCTTCGCGATCGTGTCTTTCCCATGTTGAAAGAAGAGTTCGATCGCACGCGTGCGATGCTTCTGTTAATTACTCAGCAGGCCGACCTTCTATCAGGCAACCCCGTACTCGCTCGTTCCATCCGTCTACGCAATCCCTACGTGGATCCCATGAGCTGGATCCAGGTAGAGCTTCTACGCCGCAAACAGGCTGGCACAGACCAGCCGGAAGATGCATTGAATCGCGCCATTACCGGAACCATTAACGGTATCTCCGCAGGCTTGCGTAACACTGGCTGA
- the gluQRS gene encoding tRNA glutamyl-Q(34) synthetase GluQRS produces MIGTPYRGRLAPSPTGLLHLGHARTFLIAAERAGGGTLILRNDDLDTQRSRPEFAQAMLEDLAWLGIRWTEGPQPDGTEPGNFGPYAQSLRGSLYTAAFQQLSEAGFLYPCICSRKDLLSAPHAPHAEDEDEPLYPGTCRERNPESDEPSAWRFRVTDGEEVSFYDALLGPQTFIAGRDFGDFVVMRRDGVPSYQLACVADDAVMQITEVVRGRDLLRSTARQILLLRALGHSIPAYAHVELMRNERGERLAKRDAARSLRYLRESGLTPQEVRKMAIEEIE; encoded by the coding sequence ATGATCGGAACGCCCTATCGTGGCAGACTCGCGCCTTCGCCCACAGGGCTCCTCCATCTCGGCCACGCACGCACATTCCTTATTGCTGCGGAACGTGCCGGCGGCGGAACGCTGATCCTGCGCAACGACGACCTCGACACGCAACGTTCCCGTCCAGAATTCGCTCAAGCCATGTTGGAAGATCTCGCATGGCTCGGCATCCGCTGGACAGAAGGCCCACAGCCAGACGGAACGGAGCCGGGCAACTTCGGCCCGTACGCGCAAAGCCTGCGCGGCTCCCTCTACACGGCAGCCTTCCAGCAACTTAGCGAAGCCGGTTTCCTGTATCCCTGCATCTGTTCCCGCAAAGACCTCCTCTCGGCCCCGCACGCACCGCACGCGGAAGACGAAGACGAGCCGCTCTACCCCGGCACCTGCCGCGAAAGAAACCCTGAGTCAGACGAACCATCCGCATGGCGATTCCGCGTCACCGACGGCGAAGAAGTCAGCTTCTACGACGCCCTGCTCGGCCCTCAAACCTTCATCGCCGGGCGCGACTTCGGAGACTTCGTCGTCATGCGTCGCGACGGCGTTCCCAGCTATCAACTCGCCTGCGTCGCCGACGACGCAGTCATGCAGATCACCGAAGTCGTCCGCGGCCGCGACCTTCTCCGCTCCACCGCGCGGCAAATCCTGCTCCTCCGCGCCCTCGGCCATTCCATCCCCGCCTACGCTCACGTGGAACTCATGCGCAATGAACGCGGTGAACGTCTGGCCAAGCGCGACGCCGCACGCAGTCTACGCTACCTGCGCGAATCCGGCCTGACGCCCCAGGAAGTCCGCAAAATGGCTATAGAAGAGATCGAATAA
- a CDS encoding Rid family detoxifying hydrolase, with protein MTKTAISSTDAPAAIGPYSQAIRSGDFLFASGQVGFDPVTGLVVEGGTPAQTERVLANIEALLTAAGLGFADVVKTTVFLKNMEDFAIMNAAYAKRFAPEGATPPARSTIEVARLPKDALVEIEIVARFPTN; from the coding sequence ATGACAAAGACAGCCATCTCTTCGACCGACGCTCCTGCAGCCATTGGCCCATACTCCCAGGCGATTCGCTCGGGCGATTTCCTCTTCGCCTCCGGACAGGTTGGATTCGACCCCGTAACCGGTTTGGTCGTCGAAGGCGGCACGCCCGCGCAGACGGAACGCGTACTCGCGAACATTGAAGCCCTGCTCACCGCTGCCGGACTTGGCTTTGCCGATGTCGTCAAAACCACCGTCTTTCTGAAGAACATGGAAGACTTCGCCATCATGAACGCAGCCTACGCCAAGCGGTTCGCTCCAGAGGGCGCCACGCCGCCTGCGCGCTCCACCATTGAAGTGGCTCGCCTGCCCAAGGACGCACTGGTCGAGATCGAAATCGTCGCACGATTCCCAACAAACTAG
- the msrB gene encoding peptide-methionine (R)-S-oxide reductase MsrB gives MTENLKADATVSRGPRVQKTEAEWRQLLTPEQFHVLREKGTERAFTGALVDNHKDGIYHCGACDAPLFKSDTKFDSGSGWPSFFEPVSPTAIEAIEDNSHGMRRVEVVCANCGSHLGHVFPDGPNPTGLRYCINSASLNFDENAK, from the coding sequence ATGACAGAAAATCTGAAAGCTGATGCCACCGTTTCTCGCGGACCTCGCGTACAGAAGACGGAGGCAGAGTGGCGGCAGCTCCTGACCCCGGAACAGTTTCACGTTCTGCGCGAGAAGGGCACAGAACGCGCCTTCACCGGCGCGCTCGTTGACAATCACAAGGACGGCATCTACCACTGCGGTGCCTGCGATGCTCCACTCTTCAAGAGCGACACTAAGTTCGACAGCGGCTCCGGCTGGCCCAGCTTCTTTGAGCCGGTTTCGCCGACCGCCATTGAAGCGATTGAAGACAACAGCCACGGCATGCGTCGCGTGGAAGTCGTCTGCGCCAACTGCGGTTCTCACCTGGGACACGTCTTCCCAGACGGCCCCAACCCCACGGGCCTGCGTTACTGCATTAACTCTGCATCGCTGAACTTCGACGAAAACGCGAAGTAA